The Pseudorasbora parva isolate DD20220531a chromosome 21, ASM2467924v1, whole genome shotgun sequence sequence AAAGGCAGAAAGAATCTCAGATAACTCAGATAGTCTATGTGGTTTCCTGTTTGCTGAGCAACACTTCCAGTAAGCGTATTTTGGCTTTGAGACTTTTGTACTCCTGGTACTCCTCGGCCATGGGTATTCGGTCATCTTTTTGTGCGGCTCTTCATTATTATGGTGGAGAGGGAAAGAAAAAACAGATACCGCATTAATCGGATGACTGAGATTATGCTACcatttaaacacacatttaaccCTTGAGTTGCCTTACTGAAGCAGTTTTGTATATCACTGGATAGCAGATAAatggaaatgtattttatttaaaaaacaaactcgTATATCGTGTAcagaaacagtttttttttttctcttcctgGTGGTATTATTTTGTGTATCATTGATTAGATGTGCATTACGCTAACTATGCTGAACTATTTTGATCTTTATTTTTCCTATTTCCTTCCTGTCCGTGTTCAAAATGTAACATAAAATaccattaaaatatgttattgCCACAATAATGCTGCTGTGTTTTACCTTCCCATCTGTCTGAAGAATTGCTCTTCGAACTCTCTGATGGCTTTACGTCGCCGCCTCTTCTCGGCTCGAGTCTCACGCAAACAATCCAGCAACTCAGACCTGCAATTAAATTAGATATTAAGGAATATTTCATCTTAAAGGGATCATTTGCATATACAATTTCATGTAATTTCATGGTTGCCAAGTCTACGGATTTCTTGCGGAATTGAGCTACTTTTAAATTGTTGCTATGGGTTAAAATGTTTAGTATTATATTTGACAGAAATGCTTCTATTGAAATGCATACCCAATTTATATTCTACCAATGAGAACTTAAATTATGAGAAATTCTGGATATTTTTGTGAGTGGGGGCAATAATAGCATGTGTGAACAGATCggcaaaaatattgtttttaaatggAACATTTTCTATTTTTCCAACTTATTAGCAgcatctaaaaaaatatattttggattGTAAACTCTACATTTTCAATGTAAATACGAAGATAATATTTTACTGATGAAAACGGTCTAGGATTACTATACAGTGAATTTCAAGATGAAATTGTCTTTGCATAAAGGTGAAGTCACACTAACTGTTGTTCAGCAGATTTTGTAAGTAGGATGACACAAACTGTAATTTTAAGTGAGGGCCAATGACTAACAGCTGTTGGTTTGAAAGTGACCTCAGTTCTTCATACATGGCCACACTACTGACAATTGACAAAATACTTTTGTCCACCAAATTTTGCTAATGGTACAGCACATTCAaggcagatctggcaaccctgcTCTACCAAATAAACCAAAATAATGTccaaaaaaatataaagtatcataaaagtagataaaatatataatttgcaCGCTTCATTAAAAATCTTTCGAAGCCAAACAATAGATTTGTGTGCGATAAACAGATACATTTAcaggtgcactgtgtaaattGTAGCTTATCTAGCGTTGAGGTTGCGTATTGCAACCGCCCATTGTTCACCACTCCCTTTAGAAGCACAAAGCAGCTATGGTGGCCAACACAGGACAAATATGTCATCGTCTGAGACATCAGAGAGTATCTAGTTCTCTATAGAGCAGTTTgaccgtttagggctactgtagaaacatgacaaaATGGCCACTTCACTACAAGGGGACCCGCAGAGTTTGTAGATAGAAACGGCTCAttttaaggtaataaaaacataatggttCATTATGCAACGtttttatacaccactgaaaacatgtatattatattgcatttctgtcaaaagATCGTCCttaatattacatattaaatatttgCTCTACATGTAGTTCTCAAATATTTGAAAAGATTGCAAATGATGACTTGCATGCTTACATATGACTTCATTAGACAATTTAGAACATGAAACATATGGTCGACTTTTGGTAACACTAATTTACAGTGTCCTTTTTACAAATGTTACTTGTAGTTACTATAAAATGTGCATAATTGCATGCAACTAAACCAAACCGAATCCCAACTCTAACCCTATAAGTAAGAGTAAGTTAAGTATtgttactcagtacttaaatgtttaattactCTAAgaaagacaccttaaaataaagtgtaaccctacTTTTATAGTACTTCCATTGTGTTTTGGAGCTCAGCAGCTCCCTATCCCATTGGAAAAGAGCATGTTCTgatattctgtcattattttgaGAACACTGTTGTAGGCCTGTGTGATGTCCCTCAGTGCTAAGGCTCGTGTACCTGGAGGCCTCGTGGAGGTTGGACATGGTTACGGCTGGCTGTCTCACTGTCTTGATCTCATCCAGTGGCGATACAAAGGCCGTGTCGCTGTCTCCTTCCTCCTCCCCACAACCTCTCTTATCAGTGAGGCACATGGGCGGGGGGGTGTACCGTACGGAATCATCATCTgacccttcttcttcttcctgtGATAATGTTCAAAACAAACAGAGTCTCTCAATAGTAGTCTATcaattgtatttaaacattataaGTGGACTAcaggggatttttttttatatatgacatttcttttataaatatgggtttaatactactctataggtactcaagattgacatgagattgactgaaactgagtgttccaccccccctttaaaggaatcagtcgtttgaatgaatcatttgaattaatgactcaatgactcactcattaagactcacctactgccacctactggtggtttagtttcctattttttcaacatttattttgtttattaaaaaatacaaaatcacATAACATCATTTAATGCAGTAGTAATTTTTCCTAGCCTGGTAAATAATTGAATTTGATTGCTAACatccctatagtgtcttattttaatttaatgtatataatttaatgtatttaatgtatataaatttaagaatataatatgaaacctgaagcatagcttatatttaataagattaggggaaaatgccctttataaaggtaaaatatcactaatatgcagatttaaaatatgtcaaagctgattgaacactgagaatattgcttcagaataagttatatttaccacacacgcacgcactctaCTGCTTATCGGACCGGTATTTTAACAGTATTCTTAACGGTACtttttgaaatgtaatatatatatatatatatatatatatatatatatatatatataaaaaaaaaaaaatatatatatatatatatatatatatatatatatatatatatataaaaatatatatatatatatataaaaaaatatatatatatatatatatataaaaatatatatatatatatatatatatatatatatatatatatatatatatatataaaaatatatatatatatatatataaaaaaatatatatatatatatatatatatatatatatatatatatatatatatatatataaaaatatatatatatatatatatatatatatatatatatatatatatatatatatatatatatattagacatgtgccgattttcgataatgcgatttatcacgataatgaatatgcacaatattgttatcgtgggcactttaaaatatcgtaaataataatttattaacaatttataattttttttataatgcactcaagaatactttgcccatcaacctaTAAATGCTCAACGCCGCTGTATTCAATGgtattttttttacggtctatggtttgcacatgactgaaccggtgaaggggacgagctgctgaagtgccgctcagtgacagcagagggcgctgatgaactgcagaatgccgccggttaccccggaaaccagcaaacaaacaaaaaaacgcgtttttgtaatctcaatgttgttcatcacagcaccaaatacttaatacttaaagacttaataggctatttattttcaaatttaaacatttttatgttttaatctggactacaaccctaataattagaactgttctaattatttgttattgttcagtaaaactttgagacataggacttcattagttaacatgttaattcattattaccaaactgacaatgaaaaatacttataaagaattaatcattctatgttaatttcttagttactttttaataacattaaaatcaaaataacatttttaatggacctaagataaaactaacaatgatcagtatttcttaactaacattaccaaaaacattatactttctgtaccaaatgtagctattgctcaatcttagttaatgcattaaatgatgagaccttattgtaatttgtaagcctacctgttctttatagcctaattcttttgcactttaatctgtttgaaaattatacttttacagctctgaaatcaagagaccacttaacattgatttctcaatgagtggtctcttaatttttttccagagctgtatatatttttggtgcattattgtacttaaacattcagttatttttgttcttacaaaaatagttcttaaagctgttatgctatggcaacactttttttttgcaacttatttcaatatcttggttatatcgtatatcgtgataaaacttcatcaattaatcgcaacatgaaaaattgatatcggcacatgcctaatatatatatatatatatatatatatatatatatatatatatatatatatatacacacacacacacacacaattaacaaaaatacacagcctacacggtgctttaatttcaggaagaattctagtaattaaatgtaaaataacactgcatagtttatcataaatagcctaaatgaatgcttattaaagctgaacttattcattcaagagctgcgagtgattttctctttgcatttggttgtttaatttgcagttattcatcagcatgtttatttacacttccgcctctttaagacagatgtgcagatctataggcgactgataataggcagatgtactacattttctcccgactatatccataataacgacgtccattttagacacaaaatgtgtgtttaagagactctccaagccggtcattttgacatagatgtttgtgtacatttgatcgtttagacgcgagtgtgaaaccgaaagtgtaatttgctcatCTCGTTGCGGACTGTTTCAGAgcgcgcgccgacttgggaacaatctcttgcgcacaACGCATCCCACATTTTAacaacagtagctagactgtattttacaacaatcactgatcgtgctgattctgtcattacgtttgagttttatggagaaatgacaacgttgctgcaaagggaattaagttgcgctagccataaatattattataatctttggaagccaaaatctaaaataaaatcagactatcacagatctaaagtgtaaccaggctatgtttgaatgtttagttctgtcctccGTCATCACTCATTAGGGCTGTCGTTTTtgcacctctctctctctctctctctctctctctctctctctctctctctctctctctatgtgtattatcaaaagtaccgacagcagaaccgctaacgtccgagcttatcgatacaacggtctttcaaaattcacccccggggcccgtttaataccggttttcggtacccatccctacacACGTGCGCGCCCATCAGGGAAGAATATCCCGTTCCACACCCTTTTGGTatcccgtctggaaaacacacagccccgggactTCTATTAGCCTACATATAAACAAGACGTTTTACTCCCATTGTTTGTTggaccattcctgtcggatctaatatagaaggcacaacattgtgtctgcaaatccagcacctgagacttgttaacaaacgattccgcagtgtagaagcaaacacacaaacgttcttccccacgtgagctggaacttcattaaaaataaatgaagtatcacacattcctaatattatgatccaaaAGAAGCGTAAggagtgactgtgttcttccacaatatcttgcgaTCTTCTTTCacgtttattgctgctggctagtgatccgaacagctccatgagtcggtgggcggggctactaaaTTACAAGTTCTGTAGAGGTGTTGTTTCGTTGATGACGTACGTATGAAGcacacaatcgttttctgggcctggtgtctataaaagcttttctttgactaaaaaggaagttttcagctttgaaattcacaggatattcttatattaccatgaccttttatatatcaaaagctcaagggaaaattgatttctcaattcattacccctttaaaaaaatcattctaTTGTGCTGATTtggtatgtatatataaatcacACTTACTATGGTTGTGATAGTGGGAATCGCACACAGGAGATGTTTCACCATCTGGTATCTATCGTAAAGAGGTTTCACCAGGTTTCTCTCTTGTTTGGTGCCCTACAGTCGCAAtatcacatgaaaaaaaaaatgaaaaaaaatatttaatgccATAATCCTAATCCGTACCTAATTAACTAGAatgtttcagtttttaaatgtgaaaaaccTCTTACAGGGCGGCCGTGCAAGCTTTCAAAATACAGCAGACATTTTTGCAGAGTGATCTTCTCCAGGGCCATCTGTCTTTGGGTCATCTCCTGTGGACAGAAGAGTGCGTGTCGAGTTAATCACTGCAAACTCTGGCCGCACGAGCACACAATCAAATCCCCACCCACCCGAACAGAATGCATCCACAGATGGCCTCACCTTCATGTTGTCTGGGAGGCCGAGGGCCTGGCGTTTCTCCCGTAGTCGTTTCAGGAGCCCGTCCACCGTCTCCTCCAGAGAGGGCTTGTGCTGCTGGGGCTGCTGCTCTGGCGTCTCCTGGTGGCCATTAGTGAACCTGCAGATAGCTGTGGACTGCCCGTTCTCATGTCTCCGGGATTCCACAAATGACTGTCTAAGCTTCAAATCTGAGGAGACGGGTCAAGAGAGTCCAATTTTGGAAATAAATTGGATTGGAATAAAAGGATAGAATGACAGGACGTGGAATTTACTGAATTAAAAGCAATACAACTGCCACACAATGAAGGAATTCCATTAGTCCAGCACCTGTTTTTATAAACTTTCTGTCAAGAATTGAGTAATTAGGttacatttaatattaaatacattaaatgacagaacaaaattgaaatttaattaaatatattaaatataattatctACAATAAATGCTGCCAATAAATACTTACACAACCATTGAAACATTAATTTTGTCACACAGCACCACAAAATGTGTGCCACCAAAAATGTTTTGAATAAATATTGTtactttttattgaaagtaaatgttTTGCGCTGGGCtgatcatttttgtttttttaattgaaaaaagtTGGCAAAAAGTTGgcctttttatatatatatatatattttatatattcatagtggtttatatatatataaaccactATGCCAAGGTTATATAtattgttcagttgagttcttacaatatcccaaatgtttccaactatttgtaaattgtgagaaaattgccttTTTAACCAATAAACCGGGACGTCTGAAGGAGTCGTCTGtgaattgcgtcatatctgcgttacccttggtttccggttttattctgcagaaactctttactcttagcagtgtgaactaATGTCACAGCAGCCGATAAACGAAAGCacagagtaaggtcataaacataattaaatgtatctaatatgataagttgagctgcgttacctcatactcatgactggaaaagtggaaatggcgccggtgtgtggcataataaaagtccctgaACTACTACTACTGTACAGTAGAGGAAGCAGCTCAAACAAACTGTGCTGCCATGCTGGATTACAGAATAAGACGCAGGAGAAGTTCAACCCTTAAATGGATCTGAAGAGATTTAATCCAAGGGAATAAATCCATtactttttttatgtaatttccACCTACCCAAATCTAAAGTCTACCCATACTCATACAGTGGTATAAATGCAATAAgcgttaaaggtcccgttcttcgcgattccatctttcaaactttagttagtgtgtaatgttgctgttagagcataaataatacctgtaaaattataaagctcaaagttcaatgccaagcgagatattttatttaacagaagttccctttcaaagcctacagcgaacggccggtttggactacaccgctgcacttccttcatGAATGACGTCATTAGAACCGTTTgctgactaaccctccgcccacaagaacacgcaaaatagggggcgtggtcttgttgctctcccacgtggagaagagcatctccctgttatggtaagaggcgggacctttccgggcaaagtgcgctaagctgctgtccaatcacaacacggacAGGCTGGCCAACaagctggcccaatcagaactcattacgtatttctgaaggagggacttcatagaacaaggaaatcatcaggccgtttttaggacagaagaaacagcgctgtacagataagtaaattatgtgaaaaatacagtttttttacacgcaaaacatgaactcatgttatattgcacactgtaaacataatcaaagcttcgaaaacacgcgaagaacgggacatTTAATAGTCCCATAGCTAAGGAGTCACATTTTGCTTATATGGTTCAATTGAATCATCAGAGGTCAGCAGCAAAGACATTGCTTTTGTGAGATTAAATtcataaagtatatttgtgtcatttaacatttaattattgcagGTTGGCATAATAATCTGAGTTTGCATTTgactgtttttttaacattctgaAAAATACTGAACGACAATAAGCATCATGTTTACACAGTGCACACAACGCCTCTGCACTTACGATTGCTCTCAGCATGGGGACAGGAGAGCTGCCAGTTAATAAACGTGGAAACAAAGTAACATGCTGACAATTCATTAATATCTGgggtttgtaaaaaaaaattatttgtcattttgtttCGTGTAGTACATTTAAACATCCATTGTGTGAAGTAGCTTATTCAGGACAGTGCTAAATAAAAGCAACATGCAATTATTTGCATCCTattattttgtgaaaattattaaCATTTTGCATATTCTGCAAGGGTTAGGAAATTTATGAACATAAATGCATCTTGGGATGGTTTTGCAGTGTCAGAGTCTGAGAATCACCAATTACTGTTTACATTTATTGCCCGTTAcattaatgtttaaattaaataaattacattaaaattctAAGAAATCACTTTGGAAATCTAAAATACTTTTTGGATGTAACTTTAATTTCATTCCCAcccatttaaaatgtaactgtaatacagTTATTcaaattttgtattttaaatatgtatttaagtTACATGCATTTCATTACTCCCTAGCCCTGcttgtaatgcattaccccTAACACTGATTATTATAGATCGATGTTTGATTATTTTGAAGAGATTGTGGTACATCAGATTATTGGTTCATGAGATAGTGATTAAAAATGtcaattatattaaatgtataagAATGTCACAACGACCACGTAACAATGAAGGTAAAAGATAAACagatttaattaataaaaaaacaagccTATAAATTACATTATGATATCATATGGACCGGCAGTCTTACCTTTGAGCTGCTTGCGAGACCTGGCTAGTTCACTCATGAGATTGAAAATCTCCGGATTGGCTGATTTATCATTATGTGAAGGCTGTAGGTGAGAACAGACACAACTCGATTCAGAAGCTATAACTTTTGATTTAGAGGAAGTCTTTAGCACATTCTCCTGAGTCCTGATCCTAATTCATCTTAATATCATCTGAGTCAGGCAGCACAGAGGTGGAGTACTATTCTTCGCCAGGAGAGGGCGTTACTAAACAGCAATGTTGCATGTTCAACTGAATGTTAAATTGATATGATATTTTTCATGGTTTTGACTTGTATGACAGTAATACGGTAATATGGCTTTTAAATTAATCTGACCTTATAGTTCATTTCTTGCTCATAGCGCTCCTCAAACTTGCGGATTTTCCTCTTGAGTGTTTGGATGTGTTTGGTGAGGAGTGGGATGGAAGCTGCTTCCTTAGTGTCTCCAGGATTCTCTGGTCTAACAACCCCACGAGCCCTAAAGAGGAGAAAacacacatataaacacagtctcATACAACTACAGGGATAGTATAGAATAGGCTACATTTGCCAGGCTGATCAATCAACTGATATTTGGTATTCAAATTGCAGTCTTAACTGTAAtgcatattttatgtttttggaaCTACTGTTCcaaaataattcataataatgTGAATTATGAAAAGACATTGAGTACAAAAAGGTGCATTCAACATACCCTgtaccacaaaaccagtcataagtggcacgggtatatttgtggcaatagccaagcCAACAATTCTATGGttcaaaatgatacatttttcatttatgccaaaaatcattaggatagtAAGTAAAGATGTTGTTccattaagatattttgtaaatgtcctaccgtaaatatatatacaaattattgttagtagtaatatgcatttctaaagacttaatttggacaactttaaaagcAATTTTTCTcaatattcagatttttttgcagcctcagattccagattttcaaatagttgtatctcagccaaatattgCCAAATCCTTACACATCATACATCAATGAAAAGCTTATTTATccagctttaaaataaaattgacccttatgactggttttgtggtccagggtcacatatgatACTGTACTACACCATTTCAAAAGTTTCCCCAAAAATCAAAGGTGGTCAAAAATACTGTacaattttggaaaaaaatattacaatttaaattattaatatattttttaaaacgtttactatttgaatgtattttaaaaaaatgttattcttTTGATGCAAAGCAGATTTCTCAGTAATATTATTAATGTGGTATTGCTGCTTATTTATGTGATAGTTTTTCCAGAATTCTGGGCTGGGGTACAAACACAGTGAGTCATAGAGGCAGAACAGTAAAATCATCTCAGCATACACACACAGTATGGGCTGTCACAGATGTCTGTTTCCATCGCTATAGCATTAGTCAGCAGGAAAGTCATTTTAATAATGAGAAATTAAATTCAGGTTTAAAGCGTGTCACTGTGTTACTAGCTGAAGCTGGATGATTCAGAGACTTGCTCTTTAGGAAAGGAAAAAGGACGTATTGTGACTGAAAAGGCCAGCCAAAAgagctatgtgtgtgtgtgtgtgtgtgtgtgtgtgtgtgtgtgtgtgtgtgtgtgtgtgtgtgtg is a genomic window containing:
- the fam13c gene encoding protein FAM13C isoform X2; this translates as METVCEERDPGLHGFVGAVRADWRKRFCVTPPNISLTFLLTEEDKPQTPEGSLLKLQALEGDSSPSSDPSPEESPPSLGFKDEILLPSCNGVGKEHSPPDCRLAEGDCSSDLQQSPGPSRLIQHITDDNSPLPSPRCSSLSQSQRFNTDPESAPSPPCAQHLIMARGVVRPENPGDTKEAASIPLLTKHIQTLKRKIRKFEERYEQEMNYKPSHNDKSANPEIFNLMSELARSRKQLKDLKLRQSFVESRRHENGQSTAICRFTNGHQETPEQQPQQHKPSLEETVDGLLKRLREKRQALGLPDNMKEMTQRQMALEKITLQKCLLYFESLHGRPGTKQERNLVKPLYDRYQMVKHLLCAIPTITTIEEEEGSDDDSVRYTPPPMCLTDKRGCGEEEGDSDTAFVSPLDEIKTVRQPAVTMSNLHEASRSELLDCLRETRAEKRRRRKAIREFEEQFFRQMGRAAQKDDRIPMAEEYQEYKSLKAKIRLLEVLLSKQETT
- the fam13c gene encoding protein FAM13C isoform X1 — its product is METVCEERDPGLHGFVGAVRADWRKRFCVTPPNISLTFLLTEEDKPQTPEVKHSGSLLKLQALEGDSSPSSDPSPEESPPSLGFKDEILLPSCNGVGKEHSPPDCRLAEGDCSSDLQQSPGPSRLIQHITDDNSPLPSPRCSSLSQSQRFNTDPESAPSPPCAQHLIMARGVVRPENPGDTKEAASIPLLTKHIQTLKRKIRKFEERYEQEMNYKPSHNDKSANPEIFNLMSELARSRKQLKDLKLRQSFVESRRHENGQSTAICRFTNGHQETPEQQPQQHKPSLEETVDGLLKRLREKRQALGLPDNMKEMTQRQMALEKITLQKCLLYFESLHGRPGTKQERNLVKPLYDRYQMVKHLLCAIPTITTIEEEEGSDDDSVRYTPPPMCLTDKRGCGEEEGDSDTAFVSPLDEIKTVRQPAVTMSNLHEASRSELLDCLRETRAEKRRRRKAIREFEEQFFRQMGRAAQKDDRIPMAEEYQEYKSLKAKIRLLEVLLSKQETT
- the fam13c gene encoding protein FAM13C isoform X3, with protein sequence MFCFCLQGSLLKLQALEGDSSPSSDPSPEESPPSLGFKDEILLPSCNGVGKEHSPPDCRLAEGDCSSDLQQSPGPSRLIQHITDDNSPLPSPRCSSLSQSQRFNTDPESAPSPPCAQHLIMARGVVRPENPGDTKEAASIPLLTKHIQTLKRKIRKFEERYEQEMNYKPSHNDKSANPEIFNLMSELARSRKQLKDLKLRQSFVESRRHENGQSTAICRFTNGHQETPEQQPQQHKPSLEETVDGLLKRLREKRQALGLPDNMKEMTQRQMALEKITLQKCLLYFESLHGRPGTKQERNLVKPLYDRYQMVKHLLCAIPTITTIEEEEGSDDDSVRYTPPPMCLTDKRGCGEEEGDSDTAFVSPLDEIKTVRQPAVTMSNLHEASRSELLDCLRETRAEKRRRRKAIREFEEQFFRQMGRAAQKDDRIPMAEEYQEYKSLKAKIRLLEVLLSKQETT